Proteins from one Setaria italica strain Yugu1 chromosome V, Setaria_italica_v2.0, whole genome shotgun sequence genomic window:
- the LOC111257462 gene encoding uncharacterized protein LOC111257462 encodes MLSGYYYLVVAVAVYIALVTIEVYLREALILLLCLRYCRTTYPMLPYYNISQYVGCNIAIKPSRTIKVASVCVTKRVKSRVGVHCVQMYPPFGKCLKIMLPKEDSGVRLPIGVFGVRLPIEVFWQTKR; translated from the exons ATGCTGAGTGGCTATTATTACTTGGTTGTTGCTGTGGCTGTATATATCGCTTTAGTCACCATTGAGGTGTACTTGAGAGAAGCTTTGATCTTATTATTGTGTCTTAGGTATTGCCGAACAACATATCCCATGCTACCTTACTACAACATAAG TCAGTACGTTGGTTGCAACATTGCAATCAAGCCGTCCAGAACCATCAAGGTTGCAAGTGTTTGTGTTACTAAGCGTGTAAAATCCAGGGTGGGGGTGCACTGCGTTCAGATGTATCCTCCATTCGGCAAATGCTTGAAG ATTATGCTACCAAAAGAAGATAGTGGCGTCAGACTTCCAATTGGAGTTTTTGGCGTAAGACTTCCGATTGAAgttttttggcaaacaaaacggTGA
- the LOC101768955 gene encoding kinetochore protein NDC80 homolog: protein MRRGGGGGGGGRRLPKSSLAPSAIDATPALDSSAIPIRNLDSAFSRRDSDAASLCSSRPASSVGVGVGAAPNFSDRATQAAALRIVNGYLSPALTLRGPLPAARDIQAALRLLLERIDFPPNEATFEDDLIQALRLLGCPHKITRSALKAPGTPHSWPPVLAVLHWLTLFAQYSDADASSAAEAPPNDLLLYTTQGYCHFLSGDDDAVEALDEEYLSKARMDGEAAVAKFRALEKEAQELEAEVNKLTSGPSRREALEAQKETLTADVHKFEAVVKTWKTKIDEREEALVDLEKELEAKVLDARRTAAENEELLKKVDGQAVNVRDMERMHREMLVIERDIANAENGKAALEDKAWELEAKLVTKLEELEGLAEQCNQALKRLKPVIDFQYMINSKGSSPAEILGPGYKTVLKPALMAHAEENKRIIVSNLAESVDLQKQLQGSAKILEEEKSNISSLQTKHDKMVARLNLLDGEIINDDSRCTADARRMKDELEKKYNAMRSVEMEADEFLKNSEKRLQDAILKNDEETQAAATELLQLLDSIAEHKEFMEATIAQRRKELYEAADYIASLVSKTSPPVLISE from the exons ATgcgccgtggtggcggcggcggcggcggcgggcggcggctcccCAAGTCCTCCCTGGCGCCCTCCGCGATCGATGCCACCCCGGCGCTGGACTCCAGCGCCATCCCTATCCGCAACCTCGACTCCGCCTTCTCCCGCCGCGACTCCGACGCCGCCAGCCTCTGCAGCAGCCGCCCCGCTTCCTCCGTCGGTGTGGGCGTCGGCGCTGCCCCCAACTTCTCTGACCGGGCCACGCAGGCCGCCGCGCTCCGCATCGTCAACGGTTACCTCTCCCCCGCCCTCACGCTCCGCGGGCCGCTCCCCGCCGCGCGTGACATCCAGGccgcgctccgcctcctcctcgagcgCATCGACTTCCCTCCCAACGAGGCGACCTTCGAGGACGACCTCATCCAGGCCCTCCGCTTGCTCGGATGCCCCCACAAGATCACCCGCTCCGCGCTCAAGGCCCCCGGTACCCCGCACTCGTGGCCGCCGGTCCTCGCCGTACTCCACTGGCTCACCCTCTTCGCCCAGTACTCCGATGCGGATGCCTCTTCCGCCGCCGAAGCCCCACCCAACGACCTGCTGCTCTACACCACCCAGGGCTACTGCCACTTCTTgtcgggggacgacgacgctgTCGAAGCCCTCGACGAGGAGTACCTCTCCAAAGCCCGGATGGACGGTGAGGCTGCCGTTGCAAAGTTCCGTGCTCTGGAGAAGGAGGCGCAGGAATTGGAAGCCGAGGTGAATAAGCTCACCTCTGGTCCCTCGAGGCGGGAGGCACTGGAGGCGCAGAAGGAGACCTTAACTGCAGACGTTCACAAGTTTGAGGCGGTGGTGAAGACCTGGAAAACTAAGATCGACGAAAGGGAAGAGGCGTTGGTGGATCTGGAAAAGGAGTTGGAGGCAAAAGTGTTGGATGCTCGACGCACTGCTGCTGAAAACGAGGAGCTACTGAAGAAGGTGGATGGTCAGGCGGTGAATGTGAGGGATATGGAGAGGATGCACAGGGAGATGCTGGTGATTGAACGTGACATTGCCAATGCTGAAAATGGGAAAGCGGCACTGGAGGATAAGGCCTGGGAGCTAGAAGCCAAGCTGGTTACCAAGCTCGAGGAGCTTGAGGGACTCGCCGAGCAATGCAACCAAGCCCTCAAAAG GTTGAAACCTGTTATTGATTTTCAGTACATGATAAATTCAAAAGGATCCTCACCTGCTGAGATCCTAGGCCCCGGTTACAAAACAGTACTGAAACCTGCACTTATGGCTCATGCCGAGGAGAACAAAAGGATCATTGTCTCAAATCTTGCAGAGTCAGTTGATCTACAAAAGCAGTTGCAAGGAAGTGCTAAAATCCTAGAGGAGGAAAAGAGTAATATTTCCAGTCTCCAGACTAAACATGACAAG ATGGTTGCTCGTTTGAATTTGCTGGATGGTGAAATCATAAATGATGACTCAAGATGCACAGCTGATGCTAGACGAATGAAAGATGAGTTGGAGAAGAAGTACAATGCAATGAGGTCGGTGGAAATGGAGGCAGACGAATTTTTGAAG AATTCGGAGAAGAGGCTCCAAGATGCAATACTAAAAAATGATGAAGAAACTCAGGCAGCTGCTACAGAGCTGCTGCAACTGCTTGATTCAATTGCTGAGCATAAAGAGTTCATGGAAGCAACAATTGctcagaggaggaaggagcttTATGAAGCTGCAGATTATATCGCCTCTTTGGTATCCAAGACATCACCGCCAGTCCTCATATCTGAATGA
- the LOC101766648 gene encoding uncharacterized protein LOC101766648, with translation MEINEVRDQDLLVDLEKGNCLPPREDNNGMKINSMAGHAKTMLHGSWDDLVALKEDKSHHISGCSSHCRDSIVKSGESMTSEGEIKVGLLDKSAGDKEKKKWSKKPPRPPRPPTASPLDPADQKLISELSELAVLKRARIERMKALKKMKNSKPASSIGNLVALIITVIFCFFILWQGVFSRHGASISFHRPFVSSAGTRGGLISIQFYKKNVTVISTHISSAALKCDIPFYVILHAILLTVIPCCKLSRVDMMV, from the exons ATGGAGATAAATGAAGTACGTGACCAAGATTTGCTGGTTGACTTGGAGAAAGGCAACTGCTTGCCACCCAGGGAGGACAATAATGGGATGAAGATTAATTCAATGGCTGGACATGCAAAGACAATGCTGCATGGCTCATGGGATGATCTTGTAGCACTGAAGGAGGATAAGAGTCACCACATATCTGGCTGCTCTTCACACTGTCGAGATTCAATTGTTAAAAGTGGAGAGTCTATGACATCTGAAGGGGAGATTAAGGTTGGGCTTTTGGATAAATCAGCTGGcgataaggaaaagaaaaaatggtCCAAGAAGCCACCACGACCTCCAAGACCACCAACTGCTTCACCATTAGATCCAGCTGATCAGAAGCTCATTAGTGAACTATCTGAGCTTGCGGTGTTAAAGAGGGCTAGGATTGAGCGTATGAAGgcgttgaagaagatgaagaattcCAAACCAGCATCTTCCATCGGGAACCTGGTAGCTTTGATTATTACCGTTATCTTCTGCTTCTTCATCCTTTGGCAAG GGGTTTTCTCAAGGCATGGGGCGAGCATAAGCTTCCACAGGCCATTTGTATCATCAGCTGGAACACGTGGTGGTCTTATCTCCATTCAGTTTTACAAGAAGAATGTCACAGTTATCAGCACCCACATTTCCTCTGCAGCTCTAAAGTGCGACATCCCTTTCTATGTGATCTTGCATGCTATATTGCTCACAGTAATACCATGTTGTAAATTATCACGAGTTGATATGATGGTTTAA